The Catalinimonas alkaloidigena genome segment TCGGGCAACTGGCCCTCAACTCTCCCAAACAGTTTACGCCCTATGAGATCGATCTCGAAAAAGGGGACATGATCTACCTGTTCTCGGATGGATTTACGGATCAGTTCGGGGGGGGCAGCGACCGGAAGTACATGGTGAAACGGTTCAAGAAGTTTCTGAGCTCATTGGCACACCTGCCGGCCGATGCGCAGTACCATGCCCTGGGCGAAGAGTTCAGAAGCTGGATGGGAGGCTCGCCTCAAATCGACGATGTGCTCGTTATCGGCATGCGTATGACCGAGCCGGGCCTTAAGATCACCCCCCTGCAGCATAAAGCGCTCTCCGGGATGAAACGAGAAGTGCCTTTGCGGCGTCTGTAGCGCTACTGGCCGTGCGTGGGCCGCAATCCTAACGTTTGCATTGATAAAGCAAAAAATAACTTCTATTTTTGCGGCTCCTTTTCTGAACCGACCACTTACTACCCAACTCCGGTGACGTACGTCAAACGCAATCATCTTTCCCAGGATCTTAACATGACCAGTCGGGTAAAAATCTTTTCAGGTACCAGCTCGCTGTACTTGGCCGAGAAGATGGCCGCCTGTTACGGTAAGCCCCTGGGTGCTGTAGATGTCCAAAAGTTTAACGATGGTGAAATGTCTCCTTATTATAAGGAGTCGATCCGAGGCGACGAAGTGTACCTGGTACAATCGACGTTTCCTCCGGCCGACAACCTGATGGAGCTTTTGCTGCTGATCGACGCGGCCCGGCGTGCGTCGGCGGCGTACGTGACGGTGGTGATGCCTTATTTCGGGTACGCCCGGCAGGACCGAAAAGACAAACCCCGGGTGGCCATTGCCGCCAAGCTGGTGGCCAACCTGCTGTCGGCAGCCGGCGCGGACCGTCTTATGACCTGTGACCTGCACGCGGGCCAGATTCAGGGCTTTTTCGATTTTCCGGTAGATCATCTGGATGGCTCGGCTATTTTCTTCCCATGGCTGGAACAACTGCAACTGAAAGACATGATCTTCGCCGCGCCCGACGTGGGGGGGGTAGGGCGTGCGCGCAGCTTCGCGAAACACTTTGCCGTAGACATGGTGGTGTGCGACAAGCAGCGGAAACGCGCTAACGAAGTGGCCGCCATGCAGGTCATCGGTGATGTGGAAGGACGCGACGTGGTGTTGGTCGATGACATCGTCGATACGGCGGGGACCATTTGCCGGGCTGCTGCCCTGTTGAAAGAAAAAGGAGCCCGTTCGGTCCGGGCGGTGTGCACGCATCCGATTCTATCCGGCGATGCCTGCCAGAAAATTGAAGCGTCGGCGCTGGAAGAAATGGTGGTAACCGATACCATTCCTCAGCGTAACTCAACGCAAAAAATAAAGGTGTTGACCGTGGCAGATCTGTTCGCAGAGGCCATCAAGCGTGTGCACGGCCACGAGTCCATCAGTTCTCTGTTTGTGTAATTACTAAATTCCAATTCATATGAAAAGTGTCGAGATTATAGGGTTTAAAAGAGCAAATCTCGGAAAAGCCGAATCCAAGGCTTTACGTGCGGAAGGCAATGTACCTTGCGTGGTATACGGCGGTAAAGGAGAAGTTCACTTCTACTCGCCGATGATCCTTTTCCGCGATCTGGTGTACACACCGAACGCTTACTTTGTAGAGCTGAACATCGAAGGTGACGTGCGTCATTGCGTGTTGCAAGACATCCAGTTCCACCCGGTAAGCGAGATTATCATGCATGCCGACTTTCTGGAGCTGAACGATAAAAAGCCTCTGAAAATGGACATTCCGGTGCGTGTAGAAGGTACTTCGCCGGGTGTGCAAAAAGGGGGTAAGCTGATGATGAAGCAGCGGAAACTTACCGTAAAGGCGCTGCCGAAAAACATGCCGGAAGAGATCACCATCGATATTTCGGACCTGGACCTTGGCAAAAGCATCAAAGTGAGCCACATCCAAGCCGGAGATTTCGAGTTCCTGGTGTCGCCGAATTTGCCGGTTGCGTCGGTCGTAGTACCGCGTGCCCTGCGTGGCAAACAACAGGATCAGGATTAATTCCAATCTACTCTGTCGCAAAAAATCCTGCTTCTCAGAAGCAGGATTTTTTGTTTCGCCACCAGGCGTATATCAATCGTATTGAAGGGAGTTGAAATGTTTGATCTTTCGTTTCCCTTTGCGTGTTTCAAACTGGGACTTGCCGACGCCACACGAGGCCATAATCAGTACAAAAGCCATTACCAGCGCCAGCAACGAGACAAACCGAATTTTCATCAGTACGTTAAGTTAGTATCCAAAGGCCAAGATAACACTAATCAGCCTCGGAGGCTTTGGCCCGTAAGAAATTGAATTACTTCGTATTATGACAGAAGAAAAACGCACAGAAATAGCCGCTATCGGCGAGTTTGGGTTGATCGACCGGTTGCAACAGCAAATCACCCTCCAACAAGAAAGCACCGTTTACGGCATTGGCGATGATGCCGCGGTGATCCAAACCGGCGAGCTATGCACCGTGGTTACGACCGATCTGCTGACCGAAGGCGTCCACTTTGACCTGCGCTACGTTCCCCTGCGGCATTTGGGCTACAAGGCCGTGGCCGTCAATGTGTCCGACGTAGCCGCCATGAACGCCATTCCCCGGCAAATCACCGTTAGCATGGCGCTGAGCAACCGCTTCTCGGTCGAGGCGGTAGAAGAACTCTACGCCGGCATACGGCTGGCCTGCGAGCAGTACAAGGTCGACCTGGTGGGCGGCGACACCACTGCCTCGGGGGCAGGGCTAACGCTGTCGGTGACCGCCCTCGGCACCGCTGCGCCGCACGAGCTGGTTTACCGCAACGGGGCGCGTGTCGGCGATGTGATTTGCGTCAGCGGCGATTTGGGCGCTGCTTACATGGGACTTCAGGTGTTGGAGCGGGAAAAAGAAGTTTTTATTGCCAACCCAAACATGCAACCGCAACTGGAGTCGTACGAATACATCGTGGGGCGGCAGCTTAAGCCGGAAGCGCGAATGGACTTGATTCACGAATTGCGCGAGTTGGGCATCCGCCCTACGGCCATGATCGACATTTCGGATGGTCTGGCGTCGGAGCTGTTTCACATCAGCCATCGTTCGGGCGTGGGCATTGCCATCAACGAAGATAAAATTCCGGTGGCCGAAGAAACCGGCCGCGCGGCCGACGAATTTCGCATCGACGCCACCACCTGCGCGCTGAACGGCGGCGAAGATTACGAGCTATTGTTTACGCTCGATCCGGCTGACTACGAACGGATTAGCAAAGAAACCGACATCACCGCCATCGGGCTGGTCCGGAAGGCAGAGGAAGGGTTGTACCTGATTACGCGGGGCAGCAACCGCCGCCCACTGCAGGCACAGGGCTGGCAACACTTCAAAAAAAAATAATCGCAATCTGTTAACCTCCTGTTATCTTCGCGCGTTATTAGCCAAGTAATTCAAAAGTTTGTCAGGTTGCTGGGATGGAATAGCCTGATAATGAGTTGATTACGGGGTAAAACGCGGGCCACAAAATTTCGTGGCACGAATCATTGACGAAGTCTGAATTAATTCTTTTCTTTTGCATTCAAACCTAAACTTCAACGACGATGGAGGAATACGATATGAGCTACGACGATGATATGCAGGACGATCTGTATGACGAGGACGACGAGGAGTCGACAGATTCTATTCTTCGTTTCCCGGAAGAAATAGACGATAGTATGTTCGACGAGTCTGACGACGAGGAGTACGATCCTTGGGCCGAAGACGAAGAGGAAGAAGAAGAGTCGGACGACGATTTTTAAACCGCTTTCTGGTTTCTATTCACCAACCTCACTACGGCCCCCCAGGGGCCTTTTTTGTTTACTCTTCGTAAATCATTTTGATGGTCATGCCGCCGTCGACAACCAAATTTTGTCCGGTGACAAACCCGGCCGCTGGCGAACACAGGTACAGGGCCGCCGCGGCGATATCTTCCGGCCAACCCACCCGCCCGACGGGATGTTGGGTGTGGTCGATGTCGCGCAACTCCGGTTTTTTGCGTTGACTTGCCTTCTGCCACTCGTCCGTGACGATCCAACCCGGTGAAATGGCGTTGACGCGTACATCGGGGCTGAGGCTCATGGCCAGAGCGTGGGTCAGGGCCACAATGCCGCCTTTCGAGGCCGCGTAGCCTTCGGAATGGGGTTCCGACATCAACGCCCGGGTCGAGGCGATGTTTAACAGGCAGCCCTTCTGCCGACGCAGGTGCGGGGCGGCAAATTTGGCCGTCAGGAAAACGCTGCGCAGGTTGACCGCCAGAATGCGGTCGAACTCTTCTACCTCCAAGGTGTCGAGGGGTTTAAAGCGACTGATGCCCGCGTTGTTGACGACGATATCTACCGTGCCGAACCGTTCGACGGTGCTGGCAATCAGTTGCTTAACATCCTCTGCACTTCCCATGTCGCAGGCCTTCGTGCCCACGCGAATCTGTTGCGTTGCCAGCCATGCGGCGCATTCTTCCAGCGCTTCTTCGTCCTGGTCGGCCACCATCACCGTTGCGCCGGCCTGCCCGAACGCCTGGCTCAGAGCCCGTCCGATGCCCTGCGCGCCGCCCGTCACAATCACAACTTTGTCCTGATAATTTTCTGTTTGTTGCATGGGTTCGTAAACTTTTTTGGCCGTTGCGGCTTACTGTTACAGTAGTTTACATCACGTAGCAACTCACCGAAAGGATACAGCATGGCGAGCGATCTTCATCACCTGGAACAGGACATCTGGCACGATTTGCAAACGGCGCTTCAGGAAGCAGAGCACCCGTTTCGGACGGGCACGCTGGGCACCAGGGGACTAGACGACTTTGTTGCGTTGCGGACGGTGGTGCTGCGGAAGGTGGATGCCGACGTGCGAGCGCTTTGGTGTCATTCGGACGGGCGGGCTGCCAAAGTGCAGGAACTGAAGCACAACCCTGTGGTGAGCTGGCTGTTCTGGGATGCCGAACGAAAAATCCAACTTCGTTTGGGCGGTAACGCTACCCTCCATCGGCAGGGAGAGGAAGTGGATCGGCTGTGGACGGAAACGTCGCGCGCCAGCCGGAAGGATTACCTGTTGCCCCACGCGCCCGCGACGCCCCTCGAACGGCCCGAAGCGGGTACGCCTGCGCACTTGAGAGGCACGTTGCCTTCAGAAGAAGAAAGTGAAAAAGGGCGCGAGCATTTCGTGGGGATTGAAACCCGGATTCAGTTCATCGATTGGCTGCAACTTTCCCGCGAAGGACACCGCCGTGCCCAGTTCCGCTACCAAAACGGTGAGCCGCATCGTCAGTGGGTGAGCCCGTAGGCGGCGTCGGGATCAGTCTTCCGGGTAGGGGAGGAACACAAAATTGGTGAACTCCACATCGACCACGAACAGGCAGCAGAATTCGTCGGCGTCTTTATACACTTCTTTGAAATCCTGCACCTTGTCTTCTTCTACCAGTTTGCGCTGGACAAACTCTTCGAGAAACGAAAAGTAAAAATTCCACTTCAGTACGAGTTCTTTCCGGTCGACCAACAGGGCTCCGATGGGCAACTCTTCCTTGCAAATCGGGAAGATGGGGTATTGAGAAATGTTGCGTTTCCGCAGTTGATACGACGCCTCTTTCAGGGTTTCAGCGATAACGGCGAAGTCAGCCGAAATGGTGCCGAGGTATTTTCCGTCCAGTTCCGGATTGTTTTCCATACTCAGGATCTCTTTTCAAGCAACATGATATTCTCGACATGCCACGTGTGGGGGAACATGTCGACAGGTTGAACAACCTTGACGGCGTACAGGTCGTCGAGTAACGCTACGTCGCGCGCCTGGGTCGCGGGGTTACAACTAACGTACACGATGCGCTGCGGAGCGGCGAGGCGGATGGTTGCCACCACATCGGGGTGCATACCCGCCCGGGGCGGATCGGTGATAATGACGTCGGGTGCGCCGTGCTGATGCAGGAACGCTTCCGTAAGTACGTCTTTCATGTCCCCCGCAAAAAAGTGCGCGTGTTCAATGCCGTTCAGCGCCGCGTTGCGCTGTGCGTCCACCACAGCTCCCTCTACGTATTCCAGCCCGACCACTTTCTGCGCCTGCTTGGCAACGAATAGCGCAATGGTGCCGGTGCCGGTATACAGGTCGTACACCACCTCCGAACCCGTCAGGCCTGCCAGTTGCCGGGTGAGGCGGTACAGTTCCAGCGCCTGCCGGGCGTTGGTCTGGAAAAACGAGGTCGGCCCGATGCGGAAGCGCAGGTCTTCCATCTGTTCGATCAGGTGGTCGCGCCCCGCGTAAGTTTTTACCTCCAGATCGTGAAAAGTTTCGTTGCCTTTATTGTTGATCACGTACTGCAACGAAGTGATTTCCGGGAAGTTCTGTTGCAGGTGTTGCAAGAGCCCGACCCGGGCCGTTTCGTCTTCGGAGAAGAGCTGAAGGATTACCATCACTTCGCCCGTGGTCGTGGTGCGAACAATCAGATTCCGCAGCCAGCCTTCCAGCCGACGCTGGTTGAAGAACGGTAGCCCGTGTTGCCGCGCGTAGTGACGTACGGCCAGCCGGATGGCGTTGGACGGATCGGGTTGCAGGTAACACGTCTCAATGTCGAGAATCCGATCGAACCGCTTCGGTACATGGAAACCCAGCGCCCGCCGGTCGTCGATCGTATCGCCCGATTGAACCTGTGCGTGCGTCAGCCACTTCTCATCTGAGAACGTAAATTCCAGCTTGTTGCGGTAGAAACGCGTTTCGGCGGAGGGGAGAATGGGTTGAAGCGGGGGCAGGTCGACTTTGCCCAGCCGCGCCAACTGGTCGGCTACCTGCTGCTGCTTGAACTGCAACTGAGTCTCGTAGGGCAGGTGTTGCCAGCGGCAGCCGCCGCACGTTCCGAAGTGCTGGCAGAACGGTTCGACCCGCAGGGGCGAAAGCCGGTGGAAGTGCAAGGGAACAGCCTCCGCAAATTTTTTCCGGTCGCGGGTAATCAGGAGGTCGACTACGTCGCCGGGGGCTACCCCGGGGGCGTTGGTGTCGGTCGTCGAGATGCCGTCCACAAAAATTACTTTGTCGTTGATCCGCGTCAGGCACTTCCCTTCGGCGGCAACGTTCTGAATTTCTACGCTTTGCAGCGTCTGTCGTTTTCGAGCCACGGCGCAAAGGTAACAAAATGCCGACGGGTGTAAGATTTGCAAGTGAATTTGATTAACTTGTACTTCTCTTTTGCGGCGTATGAAGCACCGATACCACCTCCTTTTTCTTTGCTTACTCTGCCTGACGTTTACGGTACATGTGCAGGCCACGCACATTGTGGGAGGAGAGCTGCGGCTGACCCATCTGGAAGGTGCCAAGTACGAGCTGAGCATGTTTCTGTACTTCGACGATTTCTACGGAAACCCGGGCGCGGAAGACGCCGCGGTGGACGTCGGCATCTATTCCAAAGCGACCCACCAACTGGTGGACCGCGTCACGCTGAAACGTGACGAATCCAAGCAGGTAGTGTACGTCAACCCCGTGTGCGTGCGGAGCGACTTGCGTA includes the following:
- a CDS encoding 50S ribosomal protein L25/general stress protein Ctc; amino-acid sequence: MKSVEIIGFKRANLGKAESKALRAEGNVPCVVYGGKGEVHFYSPMILFRDLVYTPNAYFVELNIEGDVRHCVLQDIQFHPVSEIIMHADFLELNDKKPLKMDIPVRVEGTSPGVQKGGKLMMKQRKLTVKALPKNMPEEITIDISDLDLGKSIKVSHIQAGDFEFLVSPNLPVASVVVPRALRGKQQDQD
- the rlmD gene encoding 23S rRNA (uracil(1939)-C(5))-methyltransferase RlmD, encoding MARKRQTLQSVEIQNVAAEGKCLTRINDKVIFVDGISTTDTNAPGVAPGDVVDLLITRDRKKFAEAVPLHFHRLSPLRVEPFCQHFGTCGGCRWQHLPYETQLQFKQQQVADQLARLGKVDLPPLQPILPSAETRFYRNKLEFTFSDEKWLTHAQVQSGDTIDDRRALGFHVPKRFDRILDIETCYLQPDPSNAIRLAVRHYARQHGLPFFNQRRLEGWLRNLIVRTTTTGEVMVILQLFSEDETARVGLLQHLQQNFPEITSLQYVINNKGNETFHDLEVKTYAGRDHLIEQMEDLRFRIGPTSFFQTNARQALELYRLTRQLAGLTGSEVVYDLYTGTGTIALFVAKQAQKVVGLEYVEGAVVDAQRNAALNGIEHAHFFAGDMKDVLTEAFLHQHGAPDVIITDPPRAGMHPDVVATIRLAAPQRIVYVSCNPATQARDVALLDDLYAVKVVQPVDMFPHTWHVENIMLLEKRS
- a CDS encoding pyridoxamine 5'-phosphate oxidase family protein → MASDLHHLEQDIWHDLQTALQEAEHPFRTGTLGTRGLDDFVALRTVVLRKVDADVRALWCHSDGRAAKVQELKHNPVVSWLFWDAERKIQLRLGGNATLHRQGEEVDRLWTETSRASRKDYLLPHAPATPLERPEAGTPAHLRGTLPSEEESEKGREHFVGIETRIQFIDWLQLSREGHRRAQFRYQNGEPHRQWVSP
- a CDS encoding ribose-phosphate pyrophosphokinase encodes the protein MTSRVKIFSGTSSLYLAEKMAACYGKPLGAVDVQKFNDGEMSPYYKESIRGDEVYLVQSTFPPADNLMELLLLIDAARRASAAYVTVVMPYFGYARQDRKDKPRVAIAAKLVANLLSAAGADRLMTCDLHAGQIQGFFDFPVDHLDGSAIFFPWLEQLQLKDMIFAAPDVGGVGRARSFAKHFAVDMVVCDKQRKRANEVAAMQVIGDVEGRDVVLVDDIVDTAGTICRAAALLKEKGARSVRAVCTHPILSGDACQKIEASALEEMVVTDTIPQRNSTQKIKVLTVADLFAEAIKRVHGHESISSLFV
- the thiL gene encoding thiamine-phosphate kinase — translated: MTEEKRTEIAAIGEFGLIDRLQQQITLQQESTVYGIGDDAAVIQTGELCTVVTTDLLTEGVHFDLRYVPLRHLGYKAVAVNVSDVAAMNAIPRQITVSMALSNRFSVEAVEELYAGIRLACEQYKVDLVGGDTTASGAGLTLSVTALGTAAPHELVYRNGARVGDVICVSGDLGAAYMGLQVLEREKEVFIANPNMQPQLESYEYIVGRQLKPEARMDLIHELRELGIRPTAMIDISDGLASELFHISHRSGVGIAINEDKIPVAEETGRAADEFRIDATTCALNGGEDYELLFTLDPADYERISKETDITAIGLVRKAEEGLYLITRGSNRRPLQAQGWQHFKKK
- a CDS encoding glucose 1-dehydrogenase; protein product: MQQTENYQDKVVIVTGGAQGIGRALSQAFGQAGATVMVADQDEEALEECAAWLATQQIRVGTKACDMGSAEDVKQLIASTVERFGTVDIVVNNAGISRFKPLDTLEVEEFDRILAVNLRSVFLTAKFAAPHLRRQKGCLLNIASTRALMSEPHSEGYAASKGGIVALTHALAMSLSPDVRVNAISPGWIVTDEWQKASQRKKPELRDIDHTQHPVGRVGWPEDIAAAALYLCSPAAGFVTGQNLVVDGGMTIKMIYEE